A genome region from Gloeomargarita sp. SRBZ-1_bins_9 includes the following:
- a CDS encoding CHAT domain-containing protein, giving the protein MLSGPWLRLAVVSLLGSGVWVWCPVSLGQPPATPPSQGQPRAELVEHLAEQIYQQISQLEEQGNLAAAISLAEYLAVLLYRNLGGSHPLLADALNLIGRLQTEQGNYAAALPLYQRALAIREEILGPEHPEVAFTLNNLANLYRIQGNHQAALPLLQRALAIAEKSLGPRHPEVAITLNNLALLQAEQQNYPQALSLYQRALTILTQAFGESDPYVATVLTNLGTLHQARRDTATALALLQRALAIRLQILPSDHLDIANSLNNLAALYYDQRDYSAALPLYQQSLALVQSRLGTTHPIVATVLTNLALVYWQQGDLNQTLALLKQVQDIEEHNLRQNLVVGSEAYKRNYMTTFRDTTDAVISLHLQVLPASAEATHLALTTILRRKGRLLDFLSQNQARLQRQLAAAEQAKLQQLSQLRTRIARLVFDPVTAPDPSLVSQLRQEADQLEAELSLRSAAFRELTQPVIVRDVQRWIPTDAALVEFIRYRPYNLQTNRFDEPRYGVYVLRATGQPQGKDLGLAVDIDAQVRQAYLRLADPRSPKEALQQAAQALAARLITPIRSWLGQATHLLISPDGELNRIPFPALVDSKGQYLLESYLITLLTSGRELLRMTSPPGAATAPLIVADPSFGDPPQQSFASPSWANIGLPDGFHLTFTPLPGTAQEAQAIKALLPTARLLTRTAATESVVKAATAPQVLHLATHGFFLANWSSKGPWENPLLRSGLALAGVNQRHSTSPADDDGVLTALEVTSMHLHGTALVVLSACDTGRGEVVNGEGVYGLRRAFTLAGARSQVSTLWKVDDQATRDIMVAFYQNLRRGLGITEALRQVQRERSKRESPYYWAAFVASGDWSPLPWRRP; this is encoded by the coding sequence ATGCTGAGCGGACCATGGCTGCGTTTAGCGGTCGTTTCCCTGCTGGGTAGTGGGGTTTGGGTCTGGTGTCCTGTCAGCTTGGGCCAACCCCCAGCTACACCTCCTTCCCAGGGACAACCCCGCGCAGAGTTGGTGGAACACCTGGCCGAGCAGATTTACCAGCAAATCTCCCAACTGGAAGAACAAGGCAACTTAGCGGCTGCTATTTCCCTGGCAGAGTACTTGGCAGTCTTGCTCTATCGTAACCTTGGCGGCAGTCACCCCCTACTGGCGGATGCCCTCAACCTCATAGGCAGACTCCAGACGGAGCAGGGGAACTATGCAGCCGCTTTGCCGCTCTACCAGCGAGCATTGGCCATTCGTGAAGAGATACTGGGCCCCGAGCATCCTGAGGTGGCCTTCACCCTCAATAACCTGGCCAATCTCTACCGGATCCAGGGCAACCACCAAGCGGCATTGCCCCTTTTACAGCGGGCCTTAGCCATTGCCGAAAAGAGCTTGGGGCCCCGCCATCCTGAGGTGGCCATCACCCTCAACAACCTGGCACTTCTCCAAGCCGAGCAACAAAACTACCCACAGGCGTTGTCCTTGTATCAGCGCGCTTTAACCATCCTGACCCAGGCATTTGGGGAAAGCGATCCCTATGTCGCCACCGTGCTGACCAATTTGGGGACATTGCATCAGGCGCGCCGGGATACTGCAACGGCCTTGGCCCTTCTGCAGCGGGCCCTAGCCATTCGCCTACAAATTCTCCCCTCCGACCATCTCGACATTGCCAATAGCCTGAATAACTTAGCAGCCCTCTATTATGACCAGCGGGATTACTCGGCGGCCCTCCCCCTGTACCAGCAAAGCCTAGCCCTGGTTCAATCCCGGCTGGGGACAACCCACCCCATCGTGGCAACGGTCCTCACTAACCTGGCTTTGGTCTACTGGCAGCAGGGCGACCTGAACCAAACCCTGGCCTTACTGAAGCAGGTCCAAGACATCGAAGAACACAATCTCCGTCAAAACCTGGTGGTTGGTTCTGAAGCGTACAAGCGCAACTATATGACCACCTTTCGCGACACCACCGACGCTGTGATCTCGCTCCATTTGCAGGTTCTGCCTGCCAGTGCTGAGGCCACCCACCTGGCCCTGACAACGATTTTACGGCGTAAGGGACGGCTGCTGGATTTCCTTAGCCAGAACCAGGCGCGCCTACAACGGCAACTAGCGGCTGCGGAGCAGGCCAAACTGCAACAGCTCAGCCAACTGCGCACCAGAATTGCTCGCTTGGTGTTTGACCCCGTGACCGCCCCAGACCCTTCGCTGGTGTCCCAATTGCGCCAGGAAGCGGACCAACTGGAGGCGGAACTCAGTTTGCGCAGTGCTGCCTTCCGGGAACTGACCCAGCCGGTCATAGTCAGGGACGTCCAACGGTGGATTCCGACCGATGCCGCCCTAGTGGAATTTATCCGTTATCGCCCCTACAACCTGCAGACCAACCGCTTTGATGAACCCCGCTATGGGGTATATGTACTGCGGGCAACCGGCCAACCCCAGGGAAAGGACCTCGGTCTAGCGGTTGATATTGACGCCCAAGTCCGTCAGGCCTACCTACGCCTGGCCGACCCCCGTTCCCCCAAGGAAGCATTGCAACAGGCAGCCCAAGCGCTCGCGGCACGGTTAATCACCCCTATTCGGTCGTGGCTGGGCCAGGCGACCCACCTACTGATTAGCCCCGATGGCGAACTCAACAGGATTCCGTTTCCGGCCCTGGTGGATAGCAAGGGGCAATATTTGCTGGAGTCCTACCTAATTACCCTACTGACCTCCGGGCGAGAACTCCTGCGGATGACATCGCCACCGGGAGCCGCCACTGCCCCGTTGATCGTAGCTGATCCCAGCTTTGGTGACCCCCCCCAGCAGTCTTTCGCGTCCCCATCCTGGGCCAACATAGGTCTGCCGGATGGATTCCATCTCACCTTTACCCCCTTGCCAGGTACGGCCCAGGAGGCCCAGGCTATTAAAGCGCTCCTACCCACAGCTCGCCTATTGACCCGGACAGCAGCGACAGAATCAGTGGTCAAAGCTGCCACAGCACCCCAAGTTCTCCATTTGGCAACCCATGGCTTTTTCCTGGCCAACTGGTCCTCAAAAGGACCCTGGGAAAACCCACTTTTGCGGTCGGGATTGGCCTTGGCCGGGGTCAATCAACGACACAGCACTTCGCCAGCAGATGATGATGGAGTGCTTACAGCCCTAGAGGTAACCAGCATGCATCTGCACGGTACAGCGTTGGTGGTTCTATCGGCCTGTGACACGGGGCGGGGGGAGGTGGTCAACGGCGAAGGGGTCTACGGGTTACGGCGAGCCTTCACATTGGCAGGGGCGCGGTCCCAGGTGAGTACCCTGTGGAAGGTGGATGACCAAGCCACTCGAGACATTATGGTGGCGTTTTACCAGAACTTACGCCGGGGCCTGGGAATTACCGAAGCCCTCCGACAGGTGCAACGAGAGCGGTCAAAGCGGGAATCGCCCTACTACTGGGCAGCCTTTGTGGCTAGCGGCGATTGGTCTCCCCTACCCTGGCGACGGCCATGA
- a CDS encoding ATP synthase subunit I, with the protein MSSPEYAQLQRWLLQTTAVLGGIVFALCWGVYGLDTGLSYLLGTVVGLMYLRLLARSVATLGLTSTRFSPLPAARLLLVVALFILVVRRPHLHLLPAILGFLTYKLAILLYTMQVVLTGSQDQVRPTAAERPLPQPPSQEPLPHPSRHVLGELARLRAEQQAGDQG; encoded by the coding sequence ATGTCTAGCCCCGAGTATGCCCAACTCCAGCGCTGGTTGCTCCAGACGACCGCGGTCCTGGGAGGTATAGTTTTTGCCCTTTGCTGGGGGGTTTACGGCCTGGATACCGGGCTCAGCTATCTGCTGGGGACGGTGGTCGGCCTGATGTACCTGCGTCTGCTAGCCCGGAGTGTGGCGACCCTGGGCTTGACGTCAACTCGGTTTTCCCCTCTGCCTGCGGCCCGTCTGCTGCTGGTGGTAGCCCTGTTTATCCTGGTGGTGCGCCGCCCCCATTTGCATCTGCTGCCGGCGATCCTGGGTTTTCTGACCTACAAGCTGGCCATTTTGCTCTACACGATGCAGGTGGTGCTAACGGGGAGCCAGGACCAGGTTCGCCCCACTGCTGCTGAGCGCCCATTGCCGCAGCCACCGAGTCAGGAACCGCTCCCCCACCCGTCGCGCCACGTACTGGGCGAACTGGCTCGTCTCCGGGCGGAGCAACAGGCGGGAGATCAGGGGTAA
- a CDS encoding glycosyltransferase produces MAWVSRRDQVSTCPMVSPLYRICFVGGSRYQRPLNPTQRKKFVLLSRLGPVHVIGFSRDWQPRFFQEEAYFYLLPNWPWPPLRYIQFLLVVPPILLWLVWRQRIQVVIAQSPYEALAVLPVKKLAQLAHHRLCLVVESHNDFENYLFLQRRVWWPGLYKGWMRWVARLTLGQADVLRAVSRATADQLQAYAPGRPMVTFIAWTDLESFYAAGDAVGETAKELTVVYAGVLIPCKGLHHLVAAFGQVVQQVPSARLTIIGRPENRAYAQGLTQQVRQAHLQEHVAFLPEMPQQQLAAEMARSTVLVLPSLAEALGRVLLEAMATGTPVVASAVGGIPDVVRDGVNGFLVPPGDEAALARRLVYLLRHPEAAHTMGQRGRQMVKTFFSPERYYQGYADLCRLCLGR; encoded by the coding sequence TTGGCGTGGGTCAGCCGTCGCGACCAGGTATCTACCTGTCCCATGGTCTCCCCCCTTTACCGCATCTGCTTTGTCGGCGGCAGTCGCTACCAGCGTCCCTTGAATCCGACCCAGCGCAAGAAGTTTGTGCTGCTTAGCCGGCTGGGGCCAGTCCATGTCATTGGCTTTTCCCGGGATTGGCAGCCCCGATTTTTTCAAGAAGAAGCCTATTTTTACCTCCTACCCAATTGGCCCTGGCCACCCCTTCGCTACATACAGTTTCTGCTGGTGGTACCCCCCATCTTGCTGTGGCTTGTCTGGCGACAGCGGATTCAGGTGGTGATTGCCCAGAGTCCCTATGAAGCCCTGGCGGTTTTGCCGGTCAAAAAACTGGCCCAACTAGCCCATCACCGACTGTGTTTAGTGGTGGAAAGTCACAACGATTTTGAAAATTATCTGTTTTTACAGCGGCGGGTTTGGTGGCCTGGGCTTTACAAGGGATGGATGCGTTGGGTTGCCCGGTTAACCCTCGGTCAAGCTGACGTATTACGGGCGGTTTCCCGCGCCACCGCTGACCAACTCCAGGCTTATGCCCCAGGCCGACCGATGGTTACCTTTATCGCCTGGACAGACTTGGAGAGTTTTTATGCAGCCGGCGATGCGGTGGGGGAAACGGCGAAGGAATTAACGGTGGTTTATGCCGGTGTGTTGATTCCCTGTAAGGGCTTGCATCACCTGGTGGCAGCTTTTGGGCAAGTGGTTCAGCAGGTACCCTCGGCCCGCCTAACAATCATTGGCCGTCCTGAAAATAGGGCATATGCCCAGGGGCTGACGCAACAGGTTAGGCAGGCTCATTTGCAGGAGCATGTCGCTTTTCTACCGGAGATGCCCCAGCAGCAATTGGCCGCGGAAATGGCTAGGAGTACGGTTTTGGTTTTGCCGTCGTTGGCGGAAGCTTTGGGGCGAGTTTTGCTGGAGGCCATGGCTACGGGTACACCGGTGGTGGCCAGTGCAGTCGGGGGTATCCCGGATGTGGTGCGGGACGGGGTCAACGGTTTCTTGGTCCCACCCGGCGATGAGGCAGCCCTGGCTAGACGCCTGGTGTATTTACTGCGGCATCCTGAGGCGGCCCACACCATGGGACAACGGGGTCGGCAAATGGTCAAAACCTTCTTTAGCCCCGAACGCTACTACCAGGGCTACGCAGACCTCTGTCGGCTATGTTTAGGGCGATGA
- the efp gene encoding elongation factor P: MISSNDFRPGVTIELDGSVWRVVEFLHVKPGKGSAFVRTTLKNVQTGKVLERTFRAGEMVPQAILEKRTMQHTYREGDQYIFMDMETYEERRCSPQELGDRAKYLKEEMEVTIVTWNDQILEIELPNTVVLTVVETDPGVRGDTATGGTKPATLETGAQIQVPLFINVGDRIRVDTRTDTYLGRE, encoded by the coding sequence ATGATTTCCAGCAATGATTTTCGACCTGGTGTCACCATTGAGCTTGACGGTTCGGTGTGGCGGGTGGTGGAGTTTCTGCACGTCAAACCGGGAAAAGGCTCGGCCTTTGTGCGCACCACCCTGAAGAATGTGCAAACGGGTAAGGTGCTCGAGCGGACCTTCCGGGCCGGGGAAATGGTGCCCCAAGCCATTTTGGAAAAACGCACCATGCAGCACACCTACCGGGAGGGGGACCAGTATATTTTTATGGACATGGAAACCTACGAGGAGCGGCGGTGTTCTCCCCAAGAGCTGGGCGACCGGGCCAAGTACCTCAAGGAAGAAATGGAAGTCACCATCGTCACCTGGAACGACCAGATTCTGGAAATTGAGTTGCCCAACACGGTGGTCCTGACGGTGGTGGAAACGGACCCGGGCGTGCGGGGGGATACGGCCACCGGCGGCACCAAACCGGCCACCTTAGAAACCGGCGCCCAAATCCAAGTGCCCCTGTTTATCAATGTGGGGGACCGTATCCGGGTAGATACCCGCACCGATACCTACTTGGGACGGGAATGA
- a CDS encoding carotenoid oxygenase family protein: MAHPWQAAILTPAVEFGPVALPVLEGHIPPDLRGTFYRNGPGRLTRGHQRVGHWFDGDGAILAVHFTGGRATGLLRYVQTEGYQAEEKSGRYLFANYGMTAPGSLWERIFGKNVKNCANTSVLPLPDRLLALWEGGAPHQLDRQSLATWGLDLLGSLTPTTPYAAHPKRDPLTGDIYNFGVSLGWQGTLHLYRSGPDGRIRQRAAIPLSGFPLIHDFVLAGPYLVFFIPPVRLNFLPLILNQKSYSEALEWQPEWGTQILIIDRECFRVVTRAEAPPWFQWHFANGCLVQEGVIRVQLVRYGDFATNEYLREVSRGDPVTPAPSQLWEMELAVSTGKLQRATPLTDRNCEFPVVPEAVVGQPWRYTYCSMKRADANIVTEMDSVIGCYDRQTETWREWDCGVGYYCMEPVYAPGETGDYLLNLIFNSHDRRSELWIFPARHFSDGPCCRLALPVVVPLGFHGKWADARSTIAAE, encoded by the coding sequence ATGGCCCATCCCTGGCAAGCGGCTATCTTGACGCCGGCGGTTGAGTTCGGTCCCGTAGCTTTACCGGTGCTGGAGGGGCATATCCCACCGGACCTGCGGGGAACGTTTTACCGGAATGGGCCGGGGCGATTGACGCGGGGCCACCAGCGGGTGGGTCACTGGTTCGATGGGGATGGGGCGATTCTGGCGGTGCATTTCACCGGGGGACGGGCGACGGGTTTGTTGCGCTATGTGCAGACGGAGGGCTACCAGGCGGAGGAAAAAAGCGGGCGGTATCTATTTGCCAACTACGGCATGACGGCGCCGGGGTCCTTGTGGGAGCGCATTTTCGGCAAAAATGTGAAAAATTGCGCCAATACGTCGGTGCTACCTTTGCCAGACCGGCTGCTGGCCCTGTGGGAAGGCGGGGCGCCCCATCAGTTGGACCGGCAATCCCTGGCGACTTGGGGGTTGGATTTGCTAGGGAGTTTAACGCCCACCACCCCCTATGCCGCCCACCCTAAACGGGATCCCTTGACGGGAGACATCTACAACTTTGGGGTGAGTTTGGGCTGGCAGGGCACCCTACATCTCTATCGCAGTGGGCCGGATGGCCGGATTCGTCAGCGCGCTGCCATCCCCTTGTCCGGATTTCCCTTGATCCATGACTTTGTGTTGGCCGGCCCCTATCTGGTCTTTTTCATTCCACCGGTGCGCCTGAACTTTTTGCCCTTGATCCTGAACCAAAAAAGCTACAGCGAAGCGTTGGAATGGCAGCCTGAATGGGGAACGCAGATTCTGATCATTGACCGCGAGTGTTTCCGTGTGGTCACCCGTGCGGAAGCGCCGCCCTGGTTTCAATGGCATTTCGCTAATGGGTGCCTCGTTCAGGAGGGGGTGATTCGGGTGCAGTTGGTGCGCTATGGGGACTTTGCCACCAATGAATATCTGCGGGAAGTCAGCAGGGGCGATCCGGTGACGCCGGCTCCCAGTCAACTCTGGGAAATGGAATTGGCGGTGAGCACCGGCAAACTGCAACGGGCCACGCCCTTGACGGACCGCAATTGCGAATTTCCGGTGGTGCCGGAGGCGGTGGTGGGCCAGCCCTGGCGTTACACCTACTGCTCGATGAAGCGGGCCGACGCCAACATTGTGACGGAAATGGACAGCGTCATCGGCTGTTACGACCGGCAAACGGAAACCTGGCGGGAGTGGGATTGCGGTGTGGGCTATTACTGTATGGAACCGGTGTATGCGCCAGGGGAAACGGGGGATTATTTGCTCAACCTGATTTTCAACAGTCATGACCGGCGCAGTGAATTGTGGATTTTCCCGGCGCGCCACTTTAGCGACGGTCCCTGTTGTCGTCTAGCATTGCCGGTGGTGGTCCCTTTGGGGTTTCACGGCAAGTGGGCTGATGCCCGATCTACAATAGCGGCGGAGTGA
- a CDS encoding 4'-phosphopantetheinyl transferase superfamily protein gives MLAEQPLVSALPDVGVAGIEVYHLEVQGLGAEGTRALAALLTPADYAEMAGLSCPQKRHRFSLSRGILRWLLGRYLGVSPQDLCLVRNRWGKLVLPDDSLHFNLSHSGTKLVVAVSRLYRVGIDLEQVRPLACLDRLVKRYCTRREQHLWQTLPPSQQTRFFLQTWTAKEAYAKGWGTGLAGLLRHFSGLETTLGTSLGLGGGWPAQWQPLALGPDYVGALCWGPILAATA, from the coding sequence ATGCTGGCTGAACAACCCCTTGTATCGGCACTGCCTGATGTCGGGGTCGCTGGGATTGAGGTATATCACCTGGAGGTCCAAGGTCTTGGGGCAGAGGGGACTAGGGCGTTGGCGGCGCTGCTGACCCCTGCAGACTACGCGGAAATGGCTGGATTGTCCTGCCCCCAAAAACGCCACAGGTTTTCCCTCAGCCGGGGCATCCTGCGGTGGTTGCTGGGGCGTTACTTGGGGGTTTCCCCACAGGATTTATGTTTGGTTCGTAACCGCTGGGGCAAGTTGGTTTTGCCGGACGATTCCCTGCACTTCAATCTGAGTCATAGCGGCACCAAGCTGGTCGTGGCGGTCAGTCGCCTGTATAGAGTGGGCATTGACCTGGAGCAGGTGCGCCCGTTGGCCTGTCTGGATCGTCTGGTCAAGCGCTATTGCACCCGGCGAGAGCAACACCTGTGGCAGACATTGCCCCCCAGCCAGCAGACGCGGTTTTTTCTACAGACATGGACGGCGAAAGAAGCCTATGCCAAAGGCTGGGGAACAGGACTGGCGGGACTTTTGCGACATTTTTCTGGGTTAGAAACAACCCTCGGCACCTCCTTGGGTCTTGGGGGGGGATGGCCGGCGCAATGGCAACCCTTGGCGTTGGGACCAGACTACGTGGGCGCCCTGTGCTGGGGACCTATTCTGGCCGCAACCGCATAA
- the accB gene encoding acetyl-CoA carboxylase biotin carboxyl carrier protein yields MSVELTFQQLQELLLTLHRTNITTFSLKSNGFELTIEQGQPGMSAPSPTPVSVASPAPSDKPTAEPKEIKRGVDVTSMMVGTFYAAPAPGEPPFVQVGDRVRAGQTLGIIEAMKTMNELEAPVSGEILEILVENGQPVEFGQVLMRLRPE; encoded by the coding sequence ATGAGCGTGGAATTGACCTTTCAGCAACTCCAGGAGCTGCTGTTGACGCTGCATCGCACCAATATCACCACCTTTAGTCTCAAGAGCAATGGCTTTGAACTGACCATCGAGCAGGGCCAGCCAGGGATGTCTGCACCCAGCCCCACTCCTGTCTCCGTAGCGTCACCGGCCCCCTCTGACAAACCCACCGCCGAACCCAAGGAAATCAAGCGGGGCGTTGACGTCACCTCCATGATGGTGGGGACCTTCTATGCTGCCCCGGCGCCCGGGGAACCCCCTTTTGTGCAAGTGGGCGACCGGGTGCGGGCCGGACAGACCCTGGGCATCATCGAGGCCATGAAAACCATGAACGAGCTAGAGGCCCCGGTCAGCGGGGAAATCCTCGAAATCTTGGTGGAAAACGGTCAACCCGTGGAATTCGGTCAAGTGCTTATGCGGTTGCGGCCAGAATAG
- a CDS encoding J domain-containing protein translates to MLGISRPTYYEILGVPPFANGETIRRAYRELSKRYHPDTTSLPLDIAQEKFREINTAYTVLICPQQRAAYDQLLRRQALAPPRPQPRRPAYAYSAYLDPTDRPLSPGELFALCLLGLTFVGCLFLVVILGLVRSGTVST, encoded by the coding sequence ATGCTGGGGATTTCACGGCCCACGTATTACGAGATTTTGGGGGTCCCTCCCTTTGCCAACGGGGAGACCATTCGCCGGGCCTACCGGGAACTCAGCAAACGCTACCACCCCGACACCACCAGCCTCCCCCTCGACATCGCCCAAGAAAAGTTCCGGGAGATCAACACCGCCTATACGGTCTTAATCTGCCCCCAGCAGCGGGCCGCCTATGACCAACTCTTGCGACGACAGGCCCTTGCACCCCCGCGCCCCCAACCCCGTCGTCCCGCTTATGCCTACTCTGCCTATCTCGACCCCACCGACCGTCCCCTGTCCCCCGGCGAACTCTTTGCCCTTTGTCTATTGGGATTGACCTTTGTGGGCTGTCTGTTTCTGGTGGTGATTCTCGGGCTGGTGCGTTCGGGAACCGTCAGCACCTAA
- a CDS encoding glycosyltransferase family 4 protein, translating into MNLLVFNLATDAHHPLLGFTTLWLNKLAERVAAIHVITMRAGVLQLPKNVQVYSLGKERGYSEPRRAVRFYRFLSHILRHHRIDLCFSHMTPLLTNLAAPLLKLHRIPIVTWYAHPSLTRQLKLAHFWSDRMVSSLPTAYPYRQDKLVVVGQGIDTDVFQPAAGEKECPDQPLILAVGRLSPVKDYGTLIAAVARLVYQEQRPVTVRIVGNPAHPGDEDYAASLRRQVQALGLETRVHFRPAVALYELPAIYRQCTVYVNLTPTGFGDKVALEAMACGKVCLAANQGFRETLGVYADQLLFAHGDPEDLAGKLANLLSLSEAQRQVMGSYLRQQVIRYHSLDRLMERLVNLFTELTAKG; encoded by the coding sequence ATGAATCTCCTGGTGTTTAACTTGGCCACGGATGCCCATCATCCCCTGCTTGGGTTCACCACCCTGTGGTTGAACAAACTAGCAGAACGGGTGGCGGCTATCCATGTCATCACCATGCGGGCCGGTGTACTGCAGTTGCCAAAGAATGTCCAGGTTTATTCCTTGGGCAAAGAACGGGGCTATAGTGAACCCCGGCGGGCTGTGCGCTTCTATAGATTTCTCTCTCACATCCTACGTCATCACCGGATTGATCTGTGTTTTTCCCACATGACGCCCCTGTTGACCAACCTGGCGGCCCCGCTCCTGAAACTGCACCGGATTCCGATTGTTACGTGGTACGCCCACCCCAGCCTCACCCGCCAATTGAAACTGGCCCATTTTTGGTCGGACCGGATGGTGAGCAGTCTCCCCACCGCCTACCCCTATCGCCAGGACAAATTGGTGGTCGTCGGCCAGGGCATTGACACGGATGTATTCCAACCGGCTGCCGGGGAGAAGGAGTGCCCTGATCAACCCCTCATCTTGGCGGTGGGGCGGCTGTCGCCGGTGAAGGATTACGGGACGTTGATTGCGGCGGTGGCCCGACTGGTGTATCAGGAGCAGCGTCCGGTTACGGTGCGCATTGTCGGTAATCCTGCCCATCCTGGCGATGAAGACTATGCAGCGTCTTTACGCCGTCAGGTTCAGGCGCTAGGTCTAGAAACCCGTGTGCATTTCCGACCGGCGGTGGCCCTGTATGAACTGCCCGCTATTTATCGGCAATGCACGGTGTATGTGAATCTCACCCCCACCGGTTTTGGTGATAAGGTGGCCCTGGAGGCGATGGCCTGCGGAAAGGTGTGTTTGGCCGCTAACCAGGGGTTTCGGGAAACGTTGGGGGTTTACGCCGACCAATTGCTGTTTGCCCATGGCGATCCGGAGGATTTGGCCGGCAAACTGGCTAACCTGTTGTCTTTGTCTGAGGCGCAAAGGCAGGTGATGGGAAGTTATCTGCGCCAACAGGTTATTCGCTATCACAGCCTGGACCGGTTGATGGAGCGTTTGGTGAACCTGTTTACCGAACTCACGGCTAAGGGATGA
- a CDS encoding glycosyltransferase family 4 protein, producing the protein MVKVALICPFDVDRLSGTPVRAHLTAQVLHRCCRLRVYATGGSAPYVEVVPRAWVTRFRWDRFTRYVTRALYRFQPDVIHLIQPAGILAALAYRLSAPRVKIILEIHGLTRYEMTQARPWSCTTFQFLEWLSLRSADRIIAMSHSQKDLIGQEFGDHLATKIDVIWGPVEVRSIPYVPPPVGPKFIVGYLGNGSFWQGIDLILYAVARLSHHPDIHFLLGGIQPELYRIDLPQPLPLNLTVLPTVPRGEEGAFLSQCHALISSRVRGPVSQSQYPYKLSYYLAAGRPVIASAVSDQALILQQGQCGLIFDPDQPETLVQRILELYHMPAEQRQHLGEQGRRFAENHLAADHLGPKLLAIYQV; encoded by the coding sequence ATGGTCAAAGTTGCCCTGATTTGTCCCTTTGATGTGGACCGTCTTTCGGGAACGCCGGTGCGCGCCCATTTGACGGCCCAGGTGCTCCACCGCTGTTGCCGGTTGCGGGTCTATGCCACAGGGGGTTCGGCGCCCTACGTGGAAGTGGTGCCCCGGGCTTGGGTAACCCGTTTTCGCTGGGATCGTTTCACCCGCTATGTGACCCGGGCGCTGTACCGCTTTCAACCGGATGTGATTCATCTGATTCAACCTGCCGGTATCCTGGCGGCCTTGGCCTATCGGTTGTCTGCCCCCCGGGTGAAGATCATCTTGGAAATTCACGGGTTAACCCGCTACGAAATGACCCAGGCCCGGCCCTGGTCGTGCACAACGTTTCAGTTCCTGGAATGGCTAAGCCTCAGGTCAGCCGACCGGATTATCGCCATGAGCCACAGCCAAAAGGACCTGATAGGGCAAGAATTTGGCGACCATCTGGCGACCAAAATAGATGTTATCTGGGGGCCGGTGGAGGTTCGCTCCATTCCCTATGTCCCGCCGCCAGTCGGCCCAAAGTTCATCGTTGGCTATCTGGGCAACGGCAGCTTTTGGCAGGGCATTGATTTGATCTTGTATGCAGTGGCGCGTCTGAGCCATCATCCAGATATTCACTTTTTGTTGGGGGGGATTCAACCGGAACTTTACCGTATTGACCTACCCCAACCCCTGCCCCTGAATCTGACCGTGCTCCCGACGGTTCCCCGAGGCGAAGAAGGTGCTTTTCTCAGCCAGTGCCATGCCCTTATTTCCAGCCGCGTGAGGGGGCCGGTTTCCCAGAGTCAATACCCCTATAAGTTGTCCTATTACCTGGCGGCGGGACGCCCCGTCATTGCTTCGGCCGTCAGTGACCAAGCCTTAATTCTGCAGCAGGGGCAGTGTGGCCTGATTTTTGACCCGGATCAACCGGAGACCCTGGTGCAACGGATTCTGGAGCTGTACCACATGCCCGCCGAGCAGCGTCAACACCTGGGTGAACAGGGCCGCCGTTTTGCCGAAAACCATCTCGCTGCCGACCACCTCGGCCCGAAGTTGCTGGCTATTTACCAGGTTTAG